The sequence TGGTCAGCCACCGTGCGCTGCTGAACTCGACCGGGGCACGGACGCTGGCCTACGGGATCCCGGAGCGGGTGCCGCTGGTGCACTCCGTAGCGTTCGACCTGGCGTCCGGGGTGCTGTGGTGGACGCTGCTGTCGGGGGGCACGCTGGTGGTCGCCGACTCGCGGCTGCGCGACGTCGGCGCCACGCTGGCCTTGGTACACGGCGACCACATCACGCATCTGGTCTACGCGGCGTCGCTGTATGCCCCGTTCTTGCAGCGCGCCGCCACTGCTCCGCCGACCGGGCTGGTGGCGGTGATGATCGGCAGCGAGCGGTGGAGTGAGGTTCTGATCGACCGGCATGCCGAGTTGCTGCCTTCCACGTCCTTGTACAACGAGTACGGGCCGACCGAGGCGTGCGTGTGGTCGAGCTACGCGCATGTGTACGACGGGCAGACCGGCCGGCGTGCGCCGTTGACGCTCGGTCGGCCGATCATCAACACCGGCTACCTCGTGCTGGACGACGCCGGCAATCCGGTCCGCTCGGGCGGTCGGGGCGAGTTGTGCATCACCGGCTCGAACCTCGCCCTGGGCTACCTGCATCAGCCCGAGTTGACCGCGCAGCGGTTCGTTCAGATCGACGGGCAGCGGGCCTACCGAACCGGTGACCTGGTCGAGGTGACCGACAGCGGTGAGTGCGTGTTCCTGGGCCGCATCGACCGGCAGGTCAAGGTGGGTGGTAACCGCGTCGAGGCCGGGCACGTGGAAACGGTCTTGATGTCCCATCCCGGGGTTGTCCAGGCGTACGTGCGCGCCGCCACGGTTGGACGCGGAGTCGTCCTCGTGGCGTACCTGGTCGCCGAGCCGGGCGGCGGCGACCGCGAGGGGTGGGACACCGCCGGCCTGGACGCCTACCTGAGTGAGCGGCTGCCTGCCTACATGAAGCCGTCGGCGTACGTGGTCGTGGACGAGTTGCCGCGCACACCGTCCGGGAAGGTCGATGAGTCGCGCCTGCCGGAGCCGGCCGCGCCGGCCGGTGACTCGGTGGCTGAGGTGGCGAGCCCGTTGGAGGAGTCACTGGCCGTCGAGGTGGCCGACATCCTGGGCCGCTCCGCGGTCGGCGTGGTGACGCCGTTGACGCAGGTAGGTGCGAACTCGCTGGCGTTCGTCCAGATCGCGGCGGGGATCTCCAGTCGGTATGGCGTCGAGGTGCCGATCAGCGCGCTGTTCGAGGACCCCACAGTTCGGGCGATCGCGGCCCATATCCAGGTCGCGGTCCCCGGGAGTCGGCCACCGCTGGTCGCCGCGCCGCAATGCCACGGTCCGGCGCCCTTGAGCGCCCAGCAACAGCAGATCTGGGTGTTACACCAGTTCGCCCCGCGCAGCTTGGCCTACAACGCGCAGTGCTCGCTGAGGTTGACCGGCCCGTTGGACGTGCCGGCGCTGGAGGCGGCTCTGTCGTACATCGTGGCGCGGCACGAAATCCTGCGCACGACCTTCCACGACGGCCCGGACGGGCCGGTCCAGGTGATCCACGAGCCGTGGCCGGTCCGCGTCGATGTCGTCGACCTGGCCCACGTCGGTGAGGCGCTGGGCGCCGCGGCTATGGCTGCTGAGGTGGATCGGCAGATCCAGCGCCGGTTCGATGTCGGGACACTGCCGCTGGTGCGGTGGCACCTGTACCGGTTGTCGCCGACGTCGTTCAGCCTGTTGCAGGTCGAGCATCACTTCGTGCACGACGGCTGGTCGGCGGTGCTGTGGCTGCGGGAGATCCGGGACGTCTACCGCGCCGCTGTCGAGGGCAGGCAGCCCGACCTTGCGTCGCTGCCGGTGCAGTACCGGGACTACGCCCGCTGGTACCAGGAGTGGACCACGACGGAGGACTTCGCGGAGCAGGGCCGGTTCTGGCAGCGCACGCTCGACGGCTGCTCGCCTCAAGGCATGACGTTCCAACCGGCCCATCCCCGACCACAGCGGCGAACCTTCCGCGGCGGCTGCCTGCGTGCCGAGATACCCGTAGCGACTGTCGCCGGCGTGGATGCCCTCTGCGCGCGGAATCGGGTTAGCCGGTTCGCGGTGTTCTTGACCGCATTCGCGTCCCTCGTGTGGCGGCACACCGGCGAGGACGACATGGTGATCGGCTCGGCGCTGTCCAACCGGCGCCTGCCGAACACGGCACCGATGATGGGCATGTTCGTCAACGCGCTGCCACTGCGCCTGTCCATCGCCGGGGACCGGACCGTGTCGCAGGTGGTCGCGGACACGATGCAGACGATCTTGCAGGCGCAAGACCACCAGGAGTTCCCGCTGGTCGAGATCGTCCGGCGGCTGGGGCTGCCGCGGGATGCATCCCGCAATCCGCTGTTCTCGCTGATGTTCGCCTTCCACGACAGCCCCCGACCCCGGTTCGAGGTCGGCGACCTGCGCGGTGAACTCGTCATCGAGCACAACGGGTCGGCAAAGAATGATCTCAACGTCGTGTGTGTGCCGCATCCGCCCGAGGCCGGGTCCGGCCTGTCGCACGACGGGGTGCAGGTGCTGTGGGAGTACGACGAGGAGCTGTTCGATCGGGCCACCGCGCAGGCCCTGCTGACGAACTTCAGCCACGTTCTCGACGTGTTGATCGAGGGCTGGGACGAACGCGTTGACGCGCTGGACCTGCTCGGCCGCGATCAGGCCGCCACCATTCTGCGGGCCGGGACAGGCCCGCAGGTCGCGGTCGCGCACCCCACGCTGCACGGCGGCGCCGACGCGAGCATCGCCCAGCGACCCGACGCGACGGCCGTGGTGCAGGGCGACCGGCAGGTCACATACCAGGACCTCGACCAGCTCTCCGCGCACCTGGAGCAACAGCTCGCCCAGCATGGGGTGGGCGCGGGGGCGATCGTGGCGATCGCCGTACCGAGGTCGCCGGAGCTGGTCGCCTCGTGCCTGGCCGTCCTGCGCCGAGGCGGGGTGTACCTGTGCCTTGACGATCAACAGCCGCCCGCCCGCGTGGACCTGCTCGTCGCCGACGCCCAACCCGTCGCGCTGGTCTGCACGGCGGCCACGGCCGCCGATCTGCGGCGGCTCGACGTGCCTCTCATCGTGGCTGACCGGCCGGACGCCGAACACGTAGCGGCACCCGTCCGGCCGCAGGTCGAGCCCGTCTCGGCGGCGTACCTCGTCTACACCTCCGGCTCGACCGGCACCCCGAAAGCGGTCCTGGCCACCCACAGCAACGCCGCCGCCGCGATCCAGGCCCGCACGGCGCTCGTCGGCGCCCAGGCGCCGCGCACCCTGGTCACCCTGCCACCGATCTTCGACGTGGCCACCTCGGTAATCTTCTGGACCCTCACGCTCGGCGGCACGGTGGTGTTCCCGCCGGCCGAGGACGAAACCCGCGACCCCGACGCGCTACGGCACCTGGTCGAGCAGCACGCGGTCACCCACCTCAACGTGGTGCCCTCGTTCTACCAGCACCTCGTCGGCGGCCCCGACGGGTGGGGGAGGTCGCTGCGTCTCGTCGCGGTCGGCGGCGAGCCCTGCCCGCTGGACCTGGTAATCGGGCACGCCACCCACCTGCCACACGCGGTCCTGCTCAACGAGTACGGACCCACCGAAACCACCGTCTTCAGCTCTGCGGCGCGTCTGTATGACCCGCAGACGCAGTCGACCGTCAGCCGGGTCAGCGTCGGGCGCCCGGTCGCGAACGCGAGCCTGTTCGTGCTCGACCCGCAGCGCAGGCTCGCACCCATCGGCGCCGCTGGCGAGCTGCACATCGGCGGCGCTGGGGTGGCCGCCGGTTACCACCAGCGTCCCGGCCTGACGCTGGATCGGTTCGTGATCGCCGAGGGCTGGCCGCTCGCCGGGACGCGGCTGTACCGCACCGGGGACCGGGCCCGGCTGAACCAGCGCGGCGAGTTCGAGATCCTTGGTCGCCTGGACGAGCAGGTCAAGCTCCGCGGCTATCGCATCGAACTCGGGGAGGTACGCCGCTGCCTCACCCGACACCCTCAGGTCGACGACGTGTTCGTCCTCCTCCAGCAGCCCGGCGACGGGCCCGGCCGGCTGCTGGCCTACGTCGCCTCCGACCAGCCGGCCGACCACCTGGTGACACAGCTGCGTGGCTGGGTCACCGACCGGCTGCCGAGCTACATGGTGCCCGCCTCCTACACCGTGCTGCCCGCGCTTCCGCGTACCTCGACCGGCAAGATCGATCCGAGCCGGCTTCCCGCACCCCGCGAGCACGCCGAGTCGGCACCTCCCGGGCGGACAGCCACCGAACGGGAATCCCGGCTGATCACCCTCGTGCGCGACGTGCTCGGCACCTCGGCGAGCCCCGGCGACGACTTCTTCGCCCTCGGCGGCGACTCACTTCAGGCCATCCGTCTGGCCAACCGGGCCCGCACGCACGGCATGCACCTCACCGCGGCTCAGGTGCTCCAGGCCCGCACCGTCGAAGCCATGGCAGCGCTGATGGTCGACACGACGACGGGCGCGACGGCGGTACGCCGACCGCCGGGAACGGTGATCGGCCTCACCCCGATCCAAGGCTGGTTCTTCGCCCAGCGGTTCGCCAACCCGCACCACTTCAACCAGGCCAGGCTGTTTCAGATCGCTCCGGACACCCCACAGCCGACGCTGCTGGAGGCTCTGGTCTGGACCATCGCACGCCACGACGCCTTCCGCACCCGGTTCCGCCGCGACGGACACACCTGGCTGGCGTTCCTCGAAGACAACCCGGTACGGATCGAACAGCGGGTGCTGTCCGGTCCCGCCGAACAAGTCCTCCCGCAGGAACTCAACGAGCTGCAACGGTCCCTCAACATCGAGGACGGTCCGCTGTTCCGGATCGTGGTGTTCAGCAGGCCGGGCAGCCCGCAGCGATGGTTGTACCTGGTCGCACACCACCTGATCATCGACGCGGTGTCCTGGAACATCCTCGGCGAGGACATCGAATCGGCGTGCCGGCGGCTGGCCCTCGGCGAACCGCTGCCCGACCAGCCCGCACCGGGTCTCCCCGAGTTGTCCCCGCCGAGTGCGCCCAGCGATACGGAACTCGGCTACTGGCGGGGCCTGCTCGACCAGCCCAAGCCCACCTTCGGGATCGGTCGGCTCGCCAAGCCCGCACCGGTAGGACATCTGCGGCACACCGCCCGGAAGCTGACCCCGCACGCGACCCGTCACCTCCTCCACGACGTGCCGCGCCTGTACTCCTCTACCACCGAGTCGATCCTGCTCGCCGCGCTCGCCCAAGCGCTCGCGCCGCTATCAGATCGGCCAGGTCTGTACACCTTCGTCGAAGGGCACGGTCGAGACGGCGATCCCCCGGCCGATGGCGTCGTCGGCTGGCTCACCAACCTGTACCCGATCCTGCTGTCGCCGCCGCAGGGCGACCGCCTGCTCGACTGGGCCGCCGCGTTCGGCCAACAGTTGGCGCAGGTGCCCGTGGGCGGGGCCACGTTCGGGCGGGCCCGCTACCTCGAACCCGACAGCTCCTTGGGCACGCTGGTCAGCAAGCTCGACCTGCCGAAAGTCACCGTCAACTACCTCGGGCAGACGGCAACCGTCGACGGGCGCGCCGTGCTGCGTTCCTCCCCCCTCGATACGAGCCAGGCCATCAGTCCGAGCAACGTCCTGCCCACGCCGCTGCACGTCACCTTCACGGTCGATCGAGGAACGCTTCAGGCACGGTTCAGCTACGACGAGGGCGTGTGGGCCGACGCCATCGAATCCGTCGCCGACCGCTTCGTCGCCTCCCTCGAACACACCGCCCGAGCCGTACCGCTGACCGACCGGTGGCACGAGGCCACCGCCGACCCGCACTGGCTGGTACACCCCGTCGGCGGCGCCGTCGACTGGTACGCCCCGCTTGCCCGCGCGCTGGCGCCGAAGCAGAGCTGCTACGGCCTGCCGTATGACCGCGACGACAACGCCCCCGACATCCCCATGCTGGCGGCGGCATACCTCGACCGGATCCGCTCGGTGCAACCAGCCGGCCCATACCGGCTGACCGGATGGTCGTTCGGAGCCGTGATCGCCTACGAGATCGCCCGCCGACTGGAGCAGGATGGCCAGAGCACACGGCTGACGCTGTTGGACCCCGTCGTGCCGTTCGACCGCGCCGGCGACCCCGCCGCGCTGGTGGCGCAGGTGAGCACACTCGCCCCTCACCTCGACCACGCGACCCTGGTGACCGCCGTCGACACGACCAGGAATCTGCCGCCGCTGGCACGGGCTCAGGTGCTGGCCGAACAGCTCGGCCTGACCGGTCCGGAGCCGGAGCACGCGCTCGCCCAACAGCGGCTGGACATCATCGTGCGCAACCACGCCGCGCTGACCGCCTGGCAGCCGGAGGGATCAGTGCAGAACCTCCTGTTGATCCTGTCCGCCGAGACAGCTGCCCGCCAGATGGAGGACCTCGCCGGCTGGCAGAACCTGGCCAGGACGTGCGTCGGCGTCGAAGTCGTGCCCGGTGACCACCAGACGATGCTCACCGGCCCCGGACTCAAGGAAATCGAGGAGCACCTGCGCGCTCCGTTGCAGGATCCGCACGGCGAGGGGCGGTAGGCGTGTGCGGCATCGCGGGAGTCCTTCGGTTCGCCTCAGGCGGCAGCAGCGTGCCCGGCGTGGACGAGATTCGGGCGGTCACCGCCGCGCTGGCCCACCGCGGCCCGGACGGCGGAAATATCTGGCACCGACGCGAGATCACGCTCGGACACCGGCGGCTGAGCATCCTCGACCTCACCGAGGACGGCACGCAGCCGATGACCCGCGACCACCTGACGCTCGTCTACAACGGG is a genomic window of Micromonospora tarapacensis containing:
- a CDS encoding non-ribosomal peptide synthetase produces the protein MLIDLGGHLGSAWRAIAVSHADRPALRYKGRTTTYSEVDEASRAVAAALVTPLGETTGPMPLVAVVLEASVEFVCTVLGVVRSGAVYLPLDVDMPDDYLLDVLRQAQPAVVVTTPDRAAPLGTCGALVVTYDALASTDRSEPADASPSADDPAYVIYTSGSTGRSKGVVVSHRALLNSTGARTLAYGIPERVPLVHSVAFDLASGVLWWTLLSGGTLVVADSRLRDVGATLALVHGDHITHLVYAASLYAPFLQRAATAPPTGLVAVMIGSERWSEVLIDRHAELLPSTSLYNEYGPTEACVWSSYAHVYDGQTGRRAPLTLGRPIINTGYLVLDDAGNPVRSGGRGELCITGSNLALGYLHQPELTAQRFVQIDGQRAYRTGDLVEVTDSGECVFLGRIDRQVKVGGNRVEAGHVETVLMSHPGVVQAYVRAATVGRGVVLVAYLVAEPGGGDREGWDTAGLDAYLSERLPAYMKPSAYVVVDELPRTPSGKVDESRLPEPAAPAGDSVAEVASPLEESLAVEVADILGRSAVGVVTPLTQVGANSLAFVQIAAGISSRYGVEVPISALFEDPTVRAIAAHIQVAVPGSRPPLVAAPQCHGPAPLSAQQQQIWVLHQFAPRSLAYNAQCSLRLTGPLDVPALEAALSYIVARHEILRTTFHDGPDGPVQVIHEPWPVRVDVVDLAHVGEALGAAAMAAEVDRQIQRRFDVGTLPLVRWHLYRLSPTSFSLLQVEHHFVHDGWSAVLWLREIRDVYRAAVEGRQPDLASLPVQYRDYARWYQEWTTTEDFAEQGRFWQRTLDGCSPQGMTFQPAHPRPQRRTFRGGCLRAEIPVATVAGVDALCARNRVSRFAVFLTAFASLVWRHTGEDDMVIGSALSNRRLPNTAPMMGMFVNALPLRLSIAGDRTVSQVVADTMQTILQAQDHQEFPLVEIVRRLGLPRDASRNPLFSLMFAFHDSPRPRFEVGDLRGELVIEHNGSAKNDLNVVCVPHPPEAGSGLSHDGVQVLWEYDEELFDRATAQALLTNFSHVLDVLIEGWDERVDALDLLGRDQAATILRAGTGPQVAVAHPTLHGGADASIAQRPDATAVVQGDRQVTYQDLDQLSAHLEQQLAQHGVGAGAIVAIAVPRSPELVASCLAVLRRGGVYLCLDDQQPPARVDLLVADAQPVALVCTAATAADLRRLDVPLIVADRPDAEHVAAPVRPQVEPVSAAYLVYTSGSTGTPKAVLATHSNAAAAIQARTALVGAQAPRTLVTLPPIFDVATSVIFWTLTLGGTVVFPPAEDETRDPDALRHLVEQHAVTHLNVVPSFYQHLVGGPDGWGRSLRLVAVGGEPCPLDLVIGHATHLPHAVLLNEYGPTETTVFSSAARLYDPQTQSTVSRVSVGRPVANASLFVLDPQRRLAPIGAAGELHIGGAGVAAGYHQRPGLTLDRFVIAEGWPLAGTRLYRTGDRARLNQRGEFEILGRLDEQVKLRGYRIELGEVRRCLTRHPQVDDVFVLLQQPGDGPGRLLAYVASDQPADHLVTQLRGWVTDRLPSYMVPASYTVLPALPRTSTGKIDPSRLPAPREHAESAPPGRTATERESRLITLVRDVLGTSASPGDDFFALGGDSLQAIRLANRARTHGMHLTAAQVLQARTVEAMAALMVDTTTGATAVRRPPGTVIGLTPIQGWFFAQRFANPHHFNQARLFQIAPDTPQPTLLEALVWTIARHDAFRTRFRRDGHTWLAFLEDNPVRIEQRVLSGPAEQVLPQELNELQRSLNIEDGPLFRIVVFSRPGSPQRWLYLVAHHLIIDAVSWNILGEDIESACRRLALGEPLPDQPAPGLPELSPPSAPSDTELGYWRGLLDQPKPTFGIGRLAKPAPVGHLRHTARKLTPHATRHLLHDVPRLYSSTTESILLAALAQALAPLSDRPGLYTFVEGHGRDGDPPADGVVGWLTNLYPILLSPPQGDRLLDWAAAFGQQLAQVPVGGATFGRARYLEPDSSLGTLVSKLDLPKVTVNYLGQTATVDGRAVLRSSPLDTSQAISPSNVLPTPLHVTFTVDRGTLQARFSYDEGVWADAIESVADRFVASLEHTARAVPLTDRWHEATADPHWLVHPVGGAVDWYAPLARALAPKQSCYGLPYDRDDNAPDIPMLAAAYLDRIRSVQPAGPYRLTGWSFGAVIAYEIARRLEQDGQSTRLTLLDPVVPFDRAGDPAALVAQVSTLAPHLDHATLVTAVDTTRNLPPLARAQVLAEQLGLTGPEPEHALAQQRLDIIVRNHAALTAWQPEGSVQNLLLILSAETAARQMEDLAGWQNLARTCVGVEVVPGDHQTMLTGPGLKEIEEHLRAPLQDPHGEGR